Proteins encoded together in one Lysinibacter cavernae window:
- a CDS encoding acetyl-CoA C-acetyltransferase produces the protein MTTPFIFEAIRTPRGRGKQGSLHTVKALDLAVGLIDELQRRAPQLDPNTIDDVVLGVVTPVGDQGGNLAKTAALAAGLPDTVAGVQVNRFCASGLEAVNIAAQKVASGWESLVLAGGVESMSRVPIGADGGPWANDPTTSYDNYFVPQGIGADLIATLEGFTREDVDAYALESQRRAEHAWANGYFANSVVPVRDINGLTLLDHDEHRRPDSSLESLGGLKPAFAGMGKQGGFDTVALQKYHWVERIGHVHTAANSSGIVDGAALVVVGSEAAGAAAGLRPRARIVTAVVSGADPTIMLTGPTPATKKALAQAGLTVDDIDLFELNEAFAAVVLKWMSDLNIPHEKVNVNGGAIAMGHPLGATGAMILGTALDELERRGGRRALITLCIGGGMGIATIIERV, from the coding sequence GTGACAACCCCGTTTATCTTTGAGGCCATCCGCACCCCTCGTGGGCGCGGCAAGCAGGGCTCGCTGCACACTGTCAAGGCGCTTGACCTTGCGGTGGGGCTCATCGATGAGTTGCAGCGCCGCGCGCCGCAGCTCGACCCAAACACGATTGATGATGTGGTCCTCGGCGTGGTGACGCCGGTTGGTGATCAGGGCGGTAACCTGGCCAAGACCGCCGCCCTTGCGGCCGGCCTGCCCGATACGGTCGCCGGCGTGCAGGTGAACCGCTTTTGCGCATCCGGCCTCGAAGCGGTGAACATCGCCGCGCAGAAGGTCGCGTCTGGCTGGGAATCCCTTGTGCTCGCCGGCGGGGTTGAATCGATGTCGCGCGTTCCCATCGGTGCAGATGGCGGTCCCTGGGCCAACGATCCAACTACCAGCTACGACAACTATTTTGTGCCGCAGGGCATCGGTGCCGACCTCATTGCCACGCTTGAGGGATTCACGAGAGAAGACGTGGATGCCTACGCCCTCGAATCCCAGCGCCGCGCCGAGCACGCCTGGGCAAACGGTTACTTTGCGAACTCGGTTGTTCCCGTGCGCGACATCAATGGCCTCACCCTGCTCGATCACGACGAGCATCGGCGGCCAGACAGCAGCCTCGAATCGTTGGGCGGCCTCAAGCCGGCCTTTGCCGGAATGGGAAAACAGGGCGGATTTGACACGGTCGCCCTGCAAAAATACCACTGGGTCGAGCGCATCGGCCACGTCCACACTGCGGCAAATTCGTCGGGAATCGTGGATGGCGCCGCACTGGTCGTGGTCGGCAGCGAGGCAGCAGGGGCTGCTGCAGGATTGCGGCCAAGGGCCAGGATTGTCACCGCGGTGGTGAGCGGTGCCGATCCCACGATTATGCTCACGGGCCCAACCCCCGCAACGAAGAAGGCACTCGCTCAGGCGGGCCTCACAGTTGACGATATTGACCTGTTTGAGCTCAACGAGGCCTTCGCCGCCGTGGTGCTCAAATGGATGAGCGACCTCAATATTCCGCACGAAAAAGTAAACGTCAACGGCGGGGCCATCGCCATGGGGCATCCGCTCGGTGCCACGGGGGCCATGATCTTGGGCACAGCCCTTGACGAACTCGAACGGCGCGGCGGCAGGCGGGCGCTCATCACACTGTGCATCGGCGGCGGCATGGGCATCGCAACGATTATCGAGAGGGTGTGA
- a CDS encoding 3-hydroxyacyl-CoA dehydrogenase NAD-binding domain-containing protein — protein sequence MTDTIGMIRWQRDSEGVVTLVMDDPDNPVNTMNDLFIDSLEATNDRLEAERDSITGVILASAKRSWFAGGNLRELRTASRATADAETVRVNRMKRQFRRLETLGRPVVAAINGTTLGGGYEVALGCHHRIVSDNPRTKIGLPEVTLGMFPGAGGATRTVRMLGLERALTTVLLTGTQFGPREARAAGLVDEVVASDDELDAAAREWIAGHPDAAQPWDVAGFRIPGGAPSTAGVVPQLAASLPAYPARLREQLRGANYPAPRALLASAVEGAQLDIDSALALETRYFVSVIDSQVASNMIGANFFDLTEVTSGARRPAAPPKRTIETLGVIGGGMMGSGIAYTAARAGISVRVTDSDPAAGERVLNYARSRETERLTKQAARAGQSSSDERAIAEAVGRVLDRLSFTDDVNDLAGADLVVEAVAENLSVKQAVFATAERAAVLARTGGPANQPADAPQVLASNTSTLPIAEIASAVDHPQQVIGIHFFSPVDKMPLIEIVRAPQTSDETLALAFDFARQLRKTPIVVNDSRGFFTSRVIFRFIEEALAALDEGIPAASIEQAALQAGYATSPLKLVDELSLTLVSRIWRENAEATGAGGVWEPTAGASRVIERMLAEGRAGRASGSGLYTYETSGRRGLLQTHLNDAEPGRAPDQDAWADLGERMLFSEALEAVRCCDQGVIESLADANIGSLLGIGFPQWTGGVLRYIEQYEGGLAGFVTRAEQLSDFYGIRFAPPASLVEAAEHGKPLSSLLRGNASAG from the coding sequence ATGACCGACACAATCGGAATGATTCGCTGGCAGCGTGACAGCGAGGGAGTTGTGACGCTCGTCATGGACGACCCCGACAACCCGGTAAACACCATGAACGACCTGTTTATCGACTCGCTCGAAGCGACAAACGATCGGCTTGAGGCCGAACGCGACAGCATTACCGGCGTCATCCTTGCCTCGGCAAAGCGCAGCTGGTTTGCGGGTGGCAACCTGCGAGAGCTGCGCACCGCCTCGCGTGCGACGGCTGATGCCGAAACAGTGCGGGTCAACCGGATGAAGCGCCAGTTCCGTCGCCTCGAAACACTCGGACGGCCGGTCGTCGCGGCCATCAACGGCACCACACTTGGCGGAGGTTACGAGGTGGCCCTCGGCTGCCATCACCGCATCGTGTCGGATAATCCACGCACCAAGATTGGTCTTCCAGAGGTCACGCTTGGCATGTTTCCAGGGGCCGGCGGAGCAACGCGCACGGTGCGGATGCTCGGCCTCGAACGCGCGCTCACCACGGTGTTGCTCACCGGCACGCAGTTTGGACCACGCGAGGCCCGCGCCGCCGGGCTTGTCGACGAGGTCGTCGCGAGCGATGATGAACTCGATGCCGCAGCGAGGGAATGGATCGCCGGTCATCCGGATGCCGCCCAGCCGTGGGATGTCGCCGGGTTCCGCATCCCTGGGGGCGCGCCATCCACGGCAGGGGTCGTCCCGCAGCTTGCTGCCTCTCTCCCCGCCTATCCTGCCCGTCTGCGTGAGCAACTCCGCGGAGCGAATTATCCGGCCCCACGCGCGCTCCTGGCGAGCGCGGTCGAGGGTGCGCAACTTGATATCGATTCCGCCCTTGCCCTCGAGACGCGTTACTTCGTGAGCGTCATCGACAGCCAGGTGGCGAGCAACATGATCGGTGCCAACTTCTTTGACCTCACCGAGGTCACCTCTGGCGCCCGCCGCCCGGCAGCTCCGCCCAAACGCACGATTGAGACGCTCGGGGTCATTGGTGGCGGCATGATGGGCTCTGGCATCGCCTACACCGCGGCACGCGCAGGCATCAGCGTGCGCGTCACCGACTCAGACCCGGCCGCTGGCGAGCGCGTACTCAACTACGCACGATCTCGGGAAACCGAGCGGCTGACCAAACAAGCAGCAAGAGCAGGGCAATCCTCCTCAGACGAGCGAGCCATCGCTGAGGCCGTTGGCCGCGTGCTCGACCGACTGAGCTTCACCGACGACGTCAACGACCTTGCGGGGGCCGACCTCGTCGTTGAGGCGGTTGCTGAGAACCTCTCGGTGAAGCAGGCCGTGTTTGCGACTGCCGAGCGGGCCGCGGTGTTGGCTCGGACGGGCGGCCCGGCAAACCAGCCAGCTGACGCGCCGCAGGTGCTCGCGAGCAACACCTCCACGCTGCCAATCGCCGAGATCGCCTCGGCCGTTGATCATCCGCAACAGGTCATCGGCATCCACTTCTTCTCGCCGGTTGACAAAATGCCTCTTATCGAAATCGTTCGTGCGCCGCAGACGAGCGACGAAACGCTCGCACTCGCCTTCGATTTTGCTCGGCAGCTGCGCAAGACGCCCATCGTGGTCAACGATTCGAGGGGCTTCTTCACGAGCCGCGTCATTTTTCGCTTTATCGAGGAGGCGCTTGCGGCCCTTGACGAGGGGATACCAGCCGCAAGCATCGAGCAGGCAGCGCTGCAGGCCGGGTACGCCACGTCACCGCTCAAACTGGTTGACGAGCTCAGCCTCACGCTGGTTTCGCGCATCTGGCGCGAGAATGCGGAGGCCACCGGCGCCGGCGGAGTGTGGGAGCCAACGGCTGGCGCCAGCCGGGTGATCGAGCGGATGCTGGCAGAGGGCCGTGCTGGCAGGGCCTCCGGCTCGGGCCTCTACACGTACGAAACTTCCGGGCGACGGGGTCTCTTGCAGACTCACCTCAACGATGCGGAGCCAGGTCGTGCTCCAGACCAGGATGCCTGGGCCGACCTCGGCGAACGCATGCTCTTCTCCGAGGCGCTCGAAGCCGTTCGCTGCTGCGACCAGGGCGTGATCGAATCACTGGCAGACGCCAATATTGGTTCGCTGCTTGGCATCGGCTTTCCGCAGTGGACGGGCGGGGTGCTTCGCTATATCGAGCAATACGAGGGCGGCCTCGCCGGGTTTGTGACGCGAGCCGAGCAGCTGTCGGATTTCTACGGCATCCGCTTTGCCCCGCCTGCGAGCCTCGTCGAGGCTGCTGAGCACGGCAAACCGCTCAGCTCGCTGCTTCGCGGGAACGCCTCAGCAGGCTAA
- a CDS encoding MFS transporter codes for MTASQAPSTAAIAITTELSSPGIVSLQRRTIGILVAGQILAGLGFGASLSVGALLAAEISGDPAWSGMAATMTTLGAAILAYPLARLAGKKGRRISLSVGSLAAGLGVLIVITAATLGLFWMLLLGLAFMGTASAVQYQSRFAAADLATPKRRGRDLSLVVWSTTVGSVIGPNLLSPGEVLGAALGMPHLTGVFVLTLTTQTLVTLLYFFALRPDPLLTSQRVALTAAQKRTERHAAEAKAASEAEARGEVPAASTAPVVESAVQLAARRGRQRAAIAIMALSHAVMVSVMAMTPVHLTSHGAALEVVGLTISLHIAGMFIMAPVFGILSDKWGAPLVVLLGAGILVLSLVLTSTSGESHLAVQVGLILLGLGWSAATVAGATLLTQNAGLGDGTKRQGVSDTIMNASGALAAASAGLVLGAIGFSGLSVVSMGLVAAIAIIAFLVIKPGVRAA; via the coding sequence ATGACCGCCAGCCAAGCCCCGAGCACAGCAGCCATTGCGATCACGACTGAGCTGAGTTCGCCGGGAATCGTGTCGCTCCAGCGGCGCACCATCGGCATTCTTGTTGCCGGGCAAATCCTCGCCGGCCTTGGCTTTGGCGCCTCGCTGTCGGTTGGAGCCCTGCTCGCGGCGGAGATCTCCGGCGACCCGGCCTGGTCTGGCATGGCCGCCACCATGACGACCCTCGGCGCCGCGATCCTTGCGTATCCGCTCGCCAGGCTGGCGGGCAAAAAGGGACGCCGGATCTCGCTGAGCGTTGGCAGCCTTGCCGCGGGCCTCGGCGTGCTGATCGTCATTACGGCTGCAACGCTTGGCCTGTTCTGGATGCTGCTGCTAGGCCTCGCTTTCATGGGAACGGCATCAGCGGTGCAATACCAGTCGCGCTTTGCCGCAGCTGACCTTGCCACACCGAAGCGGCGCGGCCGCGACCTTTCCCTCGTGGTCTGGTCAACAACCGTTGGCTCGGTCATCGGGCCGAACCTGCTTTCACCTGGCGAAGTGCTCGGCGCTGCGCTCGGGATGCCGCACCTGACCGGCGTGTTTGTACTCACGCTCACGACGCAGACGCTCGTGACGCTGCTCTACTTCTTTGCGCTCCGGCCCGATCCGCTGCTCACGAGCCAGCGGGTCGCGCTGACTGCCGCCCAGAAGCGGACCGAGCGGCATGCCGCCGAGGCGAAAGCCGCGAGCGAGGCTGAGGCCAGGGGCGAGGTGCCTGCCGCATCCACCGCCCCAGTTGTGGAATCGGCCGTGCAGCTTGCCGCCCGCCGAGGCCGTCAACGCGCCGCCATCGCCATCATGGCGCTCTCGCACGCGGTGATGGTTTCGGTGATGGCAATGACCCCTGTGCACCTCACGAGCCACGGGGCAGCACTTGAGGTGGTTGGCCTGACTATCAGCCTGCACATCGCAGGCATGTTCATCATGGCGCCGGTCTTTGGCATCCTGAGCGACAAATGGGGTGCCCCTCTGGTTGTCCTGCTTGGGGCTGGCATCCTCGTGTTGTCGCTGGTGCTGACTTCGACCTCGGGGGAGAGTCACCTTGCCGTTCAGGTTGGACTCATCCTGCTCGGGCTTGGCTGGAGCGCGGCAACGGTTGCGGGCGCAACGCTACTCACCCAGAATGCTGGTCTTGGCGACGGCACAAAGCGCCAGGGCGTGTCGGACACGATCATGAATGCGTCGGGCGCGCTCGCGGCCGCATCCGCAGGCCTCGTGCTTGGCGCGATCGGATTCAGCGGGCTTTCCGTCGTCTCGATGGGTCTTGTTGCGGCGATCGCGATCATCGCGTTTCTTGTCATCAAGCCGGGCGTGCGCGCAGCCTAG
- the gltX gene encoding glutamate--tRNA ligase, translated as MSELTNHPFSTATGSDVRVRFCPSPTGTPHVGLVRTALFNWAYARHTGGKLVFRIEDTDEARDSEESYQQVIEAMRWLRLDWDEGIDVGGPHGPYRQSQRSDIYQEVIAKLVSSGHVYESFSNADEIDVRNEAAGRPKQLGYDNYDRNLTDEQKAAFRAEGREPALRLRVPDTDLSFTDLVRGDITFPEGSFTDFVVVRPNGKPLYTLVNPVDDALMGVTHVLRGEDLLSSTPRQIALYHALIDIGITTFIPLFGHLPYVMGEGNKKLSKRDPQANLFHHRDRGFIPEGLINYLSLLGWSLAPDRDVFSIDEMVAAFDVVNVNPNPARFDQKKADSINGDHIRLLDLADFTERLIPYLVAGGVLTEPLSQREQGILEAAAPLIQERITVLSEAVDMLNFLFLPGEQIEYQADALKGMPENAADIVNASIGALDAVVDADWNPEGIQAALSSTLIEGLGLKPRIAYGPLRTALSGRRVSPPLFESIEILGRAETRDRLIRFAASREG; from the coding sequence ATGTCTGAGCTAACTAACCACCCATTTTCCACGGCCACCGGTAGCGACGTTCGAGTTCGGTTCTGCCCGTCTCCGACCGGAACGCCCCACGTTGGCCTCGTTCGCACGGCCCTCTTCAACTGGGCCTACGCAAGGCACACGGGGGGAAAGCTCGTCTTCCGCATCGAAGACACCGACGAAGCTCGTGACAGCGAAGAGAGCTACCAGCAGGTCATCGAGGCCATGCGCTGGCTGCGCCTCGACTGGGACGAGGGCATCGACGTTGGCGGGCCCCACGGCCCCTACCGCCAGTCGCAGCGCTCCGACATCTACCAAGAGGTCATCGCCAAGCTGGTGTCGTCAGGGCACGTCTACGAGAGCTTCTCGAACGCCGACGAGATCGATGTCCGCAACGAAGCTGCCGGCCGCCCGAAGCAGCTTGGCTACGACAACTACGACCGCAACCTGACCGATGAGCAGAAGGCCGCGTTCCGCGCAGAGGGCCGAGAGCCCGCTCTCCGCCTTCGTGTGCCAGACACTGACCTCTCCTTCACCGACCTCGTGCGCGGCGACATCACGTTCCCAGAGGGATCCTTCACCGACTTTGTTGTCGTGCGGCCAAACGGCAAGCCCCTCTACACGCTCGTGAACCCCGTTGATGACGCGCTCATGGGCGTCACCCACGTGCTGCGCGGCGAAGACCTGCTCTCGTCGACGCCCCGCCAGATCGCGCTGTATCACGCGCTCATCGACATTGGCATCACCACGTTCATCCCGCTCTTTGGCCACCTGCCCTACGTGATGGGCGAGGGCAACAAAAAGCTCTCGAAGCGCGACCCGCAGGCAAACCTCTTCCACCACCGCGATCGCGGCTTCATCCCAGAGGGCCTGATCAACTATCTGTCGCTGCTCGGATGGTCGCTCGCGCCAGACCGCGACGTGTTCAGTATTGACGAGATGGTTGCCGCGTTCGACGTTGTCAACGTCAACCCGAACCCAGCACGCTTTGACCAGAAGAAGGCCGACTCGATCAACGGCGACCACATTCGCCTGCTCGACCTCGCCGACTTCACCGAGCGCCTCATCCCGTATCTCGTTGCGGGGGGAGTGCTCACCGAGCCGCTCAGCCAGCGCGAGCAGGGCATCCTTGAGGCCGCGGCACCGCTCATTCAGGAGCGCATCACGGTGCTCAGCGAAGCGGTCGACATGCTGAACTTCCTCTTCCTTCCCGGCGAGCAGATCGAATACCAGGCCGACGCGCTCAAGGGAATGCCTGAGAACGCCGCCGACATCGTGAACGCCTCAATCGGGGCGCTGGATGCCGTTGTTGACGCCGACTGGAACCCAGAGGGCATCCAGGCAGCGCTCTCCTCGACGCTCATCGAGGGCCTTGGCCTCAAGCCGCGCATCGCGTACGGCCCGCTGCGCACCGCGCTGTCAGGGCGCCGGGTATCGCCGCCGCTCTTCGAATCCATCGAGATCCTTGGCCGCGCCGAGACGCGCGACCGCCTCATCCGTTTCGCCGCCAGCAGAGAGGGCTAG
- a CDS encoding PLP-dependent aminotransferase family protein — translation MTTVTLSARKLGILLADWRTSGPAYTALADRIGLLIIDGRIAAHTRLPAERELAEALILSRTTVSSAYRELRERGYLRSVQGSGSVTQIPLRERASSPLAIPGSQRYDLTAACPAAWPGLRQLTERTLANTPEIFADRGYDVVGIPELRERIAARYTERGLPTTADQIMVTIGAQHAINLLSRFLLRRGDRALIESPSYPHAFDALNATGARLNTIPVRFEGWDADEIEALLKRVSPSAAYLIPDFHNPTGMSMPIETRRRVIRAAEREGTTLIIDETTAELPFDLARQSIPFAAAVPEGEADHVATIGSLSKTVWGGLRIGWVRSTPSTIRSLVASRPTHDLGTPTFDQHVALNAFDELNDIVQFRSQQINASFAALTTALERYIPEWTLFPAEGGVCTWANLGAPVSSALTLAAHANGVGLTAGPRFGLDGEGERFLRLPMSGPADDLDGAIQALAEVWHSVMAGNHTVAAPLVDVV, via the coding sequence ATGACGACGGTTACGCTTTCCGCCCGCAAGCTCGGCATCCTCCTGGCAGACTGGCGAACATCCGGCCCCGCCTACACCGCGCTTGCCGACAGGATTGGCCTGCTCATCATCGATGGGCGCATCGCAGCCCACACCAGGCTGCCGGCCGAGCGCGAACTCGCCGAGGCGCTCATCCTCAGCCGCACAACCGTGTCGTCGGCCTACCGAGAGCTCCGCGAGCGCGGCTACCTGAGGAGTGTGCAGGGCTCAGGAAGCGTCACCCAGATTCCCCTCCGCGAGCGGGCATCCTCGCCCCTCGCCATTCCAGGGTCCCAACGCTACGACCTCACGGCCGCCTGTCCTGCCGCGTGGCCTGGGCTCCGTCAGCTCACTGAGCGAACGCTTGCCAACACCCCAGAAATCTTTGCCGACCGGGGCTACGACGTTGTCGGCATCCCCGAGCTGCGCGAGCGCATCGCCGCGCGCTACACGGAACGGGGGCTGCCAACAACGGCAGATCAAATCATGGTGACCATCGGCGCCCAGCACGCCATTAACCTCCTCAGCCGGTTCCTGCTGCGGCGAGGCGACCGCGCCCTCATCGAAAGCCCAAGCTACCCACACGCCTTTGACGCGCTCAACGCGACTGGCGCGCGACTCAACACCATCCCCGTTCGCTTTGAAGGTTGGGACGCCGACGAAATAGAGGCCCTACTCAAGCGGGTCTCCCCCTCTGCCGCCTATCTCATCCCCGATTTCCACAACCCAACGGGAATGAGCATGCCGATTGAGACGCGGCGGCGAGTGATCAGGGCCGCCGAGCGCGAAGGAACGACGCTGATTATCGACGAGACAACGGCCGAGCTGCCGTTTGATCTCGCGCGGCAATCGATTCCCTTCGCCGCCGCGGTTCCAGAGGGCGAGGCCGACCACGTGGCCACCATCGGCTCCCTGAGCAAGACGGTGTGGGGCGGCCTGCGCATCGGCTGGGTTCGTTCGACTCCCTCAACAATCCGATCGCTTGTCGCCAGCCGGCCAACACACGACCTTGGCACGCCAACGTTCGACCAGCATGTCGCGCTCAACGCGTTCGATGAACTCAACGACATCGTGCAATTCCGGTCGCAGCAGATCAACGCATCCTTCGCCGCGCTCACAACAGCACTTGAACGATACATTCCTGAGTGGACGCTCTTCCCTGCAGAGGGCGGCGTGTGCACATGGGCAAACCTTGGCGCTCCCGTGAGCTCCGCCCTCACCCTCGCGGCACACGCCAACGGCGTCGGGCTGACGGCTGGGCCACGCTTTGGACTGGACGGTGAAGGCGAACGGTTCTTGCGCCTCCCAATGAGCGGGCCTGCGGATGACCTCGACGGCGCCATCCAAGCCCTCGCCGAGGTCTGGCACTCGGTCATGGCAGGCAACCACACCGTCGCAGCGCCGCTTGTTGACGTTGTGTAG
- a CDS encoding NAD(P)H-dependent flavin oxidoreductase: MTTLSTPFTKAFGIEHPIVQGGMMWVGRAELAAAVSEAGGLGIITALTQPTPADLVKEIERARELTSKPIGVNLTILPSITPPPYDDYRRAIIDSGITIVETAGANPEPHMEMFKENGVKIIHKCTSVRHAIKAEKVGVDAVSIDGFECAGHPGEDDVPGLVLIPAATQRLSIPVIASGGFADGRGLAAALVLGADGINMGTRFMCTEESPVAESVKQRIVEATELDTELIFRPLKNTARVASNSVSREVVEILNGGGEFADVRDLVAGARGRTVFENGDTEAGIWSVGMVQGLIHDVPSAGDVVRRIVAEAAAELQRASGLIH, from the coding sequence ATGACCACCTTGAGCACCCCATTCACCAAGGCATTTGGCATCGAACACCCCATCGTGCAGGGAGGCATGATGTGGGTTGGCCGCGCCGAACTTGCCGCCGCTGTCTCGGAGGCCGGCGGCCTTGGCATTATTACGGCCCTCACTCAGCCGACCCCTGCCGACCTGGTGAAGGAGATTGAGCGGGCGAGGGAGCTTACGAGCAAGCCCATCGGCGTCAACCTCACGATTCTCCCGTCGATCACCCCGCCGCCATACGACGACTACCGCCGCGCGATTATTGACTCAGGCATCACAATTGTTGAGACCGCTGGCGCAAATCCAGAGCCGCACATGGAGATGTTCAAAGAGAACGGCGTCAAGATCATCCATAAGTGCACGAGCGTTCGCCACGCCATCAAGGCCGAAAAAGTGGGCGTGGATGCCGTGAGCATCGACGGCTTCGAATGCGCTGGACACCCGGGTGAAGACGACGTGCCAGGGCTCGTGCTTATCCCGGCCGCGACGCAGCGGCTCAGCATTCCCGTGATCGCGTCTGGTGGCTTTGCTGATGGCCGCGGGCTGGCCGCAGCTCTTGTGCTTGGCGCCGACGGCATCAACATGGGCACACGCTTCATGTGCACCGAGGAGTCTCCGGTTGCCGAGTCAGTGAAGCAGCGGATTGTCGAGGCCACCGAGCTTGATACCGAACTCATTTTCCGGCCGCTCAAGAACACTGCGAGAGTGGCAAGCAACTCCGTGAGTCGCGAGGTTGTTGAGATCCTCAACGGGGGCGGCGAATTTGCCGACGTACGGGACCTCGTTGCCGGCGCACGCGGACGGACAGTGTTTGAGAACGGCGACACCGAAGCCGGCATCTGGTCCGTTGGCATGGTGCAGGGGCTCATCCACGACGTCCCAAGCGCAGGCGATGTGGTTCGGCGCATCGTTGCCGAGGCCGCGGCCGAGTTGCAGCGGGCAAGCGGGCTCATCCACTAA
- a CDS encoding FAD-dependent oxidoreductase translates to MTEHFDYDVVIIGGGPAGLAAGLNLVRANRDVLIVDSNRPRHAATLQSHGFLTRDGAPPLVFRQLGREEFEGYERASFSQALVSSVEPLDPADTKGRSGFRLRGAGVRNAPDVDVTARLVLVASGLVEELPKLPTLRAYYGTAMHSCSECDGFEKSGKPLAFIGETTDVFDRALLITQFSRDLTVFTNGADTISADEQAVLEGMGVRVERREVADIEGERADMTGVRLVDGTVIPCVGGFVRPRWNASVQYLGVLAPRRNEWGLLLVSESGETSVPGVYAAGDITPPGPEQLMIAAGDGVRVSNKMNKALIRASLGLS, encoded by the coding sequence GTGACTGAGCACTTCGACTACGACGTTGTCATTATTGGGGGAGGGCCGGCAGGGCTTGCCGCAGGCCTCAACCTCGTACGCGCAAACCGCGATGTGCTCATCGTTGACAGCAACAGGCCGCGGCATGCGGCAACATTGCAGTCACACGGCTTCCTGACCCGCGATGGGGCCCCTCCGCTTGTCTTCCGCCAGCTCGGCCGCGAAGAGTTCGAGGGCTACGAGCGGGCATCGTTCTCGCAGGCGCTTGTCAGCTCGGTTGAGCCGCTTGACCCGGCCGATACGAAGGGCCGCTCCGGCTTCCGCCTGCGCGGTGCCGGAGTCCGCAACGCTCCAGACGTGGATGTCACGGCACGCCTCGTGCTGGTCGCCTCAGGCCTCGTCGAGGAGCTCCCGAAGTTGCCAACGCTTCGCGCCTACTATGGCACCGCGATGCACAGCTGCAGCGAATGCGACGGCTTCGAGAAGAGCGGCAAACCGCTCGCCTTTATTGGCGAGACCACCGACGTCTTCGATCGAGCGCTGCTCATCACGCAGTTCAGCCGCGACCTCACGGTATTTACGAACGGGGCCGACACGATCTCGGCCGACGAGCAGGCCGTGCTAGAAGGTATGGGCGTGCGCGTCGAGCGCCGCGAAGTGGCCGACATTGAGGGCGAGCGCGCCGATATGACGGGCGTTCGCCTTGTCGACGGCACGGTCATCCCGTGCGTTGGTGGTTTTGTGCGACCCCGCTGGAATGCCTCGGTGCAGTACCTCGGCGTCCTCGCGCCCCGACGCAACGAATGGGGCCTGCTCCTCGTGAGTGAGTCAGGCGAGACAAGCGTCCCCGGCGTCTATGCCGCCGGCGACATCACGCCTCCCGGTCCCGAGCAGCTCATGATCGCGGCTGGCGACGGAGTGCGCGTCTCAAACAAGATGAACAAAGCGCTCATTCGCGCGTCGCTTGGCCTCTCGTAG
- a CDS encoding YczE/YyaS/YitT family protein yields the protein MVFRLVRLGIGLILFGFACALMIDAALGLDPWTVFAQGIAIKTGMSIGLVTVLSGAVVLLFWIPLRQKPGVGTVLNLLAVGPAIEWGLLIFPTPVGLLAQIGTFVAGLLLLAVASGLYIGAGFGPGPRDGLMTGIHARTGWPIWVGRTMVEVTVLGIGWLLGGNVGFGTVAFALFIGPLCNITIPLLRFGYDPKKPATRAVREPLLLSVDTGAIPQQPS from the coding sequence ATGGTTTTCCGTCTGGTTCGTCTTGGTATTGGTCTCATTCTCTTTGGTTTCGCGTGCGCGCTCATGATTGATGCGGCGCTTGGCCTCGATCCGTGGACCGTCTTCGCCCAGGGCATCGCCATCAAAACCGGTATGAGCATTGGCCTCGTCACCGTGCTGAGCGGCGCGGTTGTGCTGCTCTTTTGGATTCCGCTTCGCCAGAAGCCGGGTGTTGGTACCGTGCTCAATCTGCTTGCGGTTGGGCCTGCTATCGAGTGGGGCCTGCTTATCTTCCCAACCCCAGTTGGACTCCTCGCGCAAATTGGCACCTTCGTAGCCGGCCTGTTGCTGCTTGCCGTTGCCAGTGGTCTCTATATCGGCGCCGGTTTTGGGCCTGGTCCGCGCGACGGACTCATGACCGGCATCCATGCACGAACCGGATGGCCAATCTGGGTTGGCCGCACGATGGTTGAGGTCACCGTGCTTGGTATCGGCTGGCTGCTTGGCGGCAACGTTGGCTTCGGAACCGTCGCGTTTGCGCTCTTCATCGGCCCGCTCTGCAACATCACGATCCCGCTGCTTCGCTTCGGTTATGACCCGAAAAAGCCCGCGACTCGTGCGGTTCGTGAGCCGCTGCTGCTGTCGGTAGACACCGGTGCTATCCCGCAGCAACCTTCCTAG